Below is a window of Populus alba chromosome 2, ASM523922v2, whole genome shotgun sequence DNA.
GATATCAACAATACCATTTATCAGTGCAAgccaagaaaaaacacaaaaatcccTGTAATAATACTATGTGGTGGAAATAAATGCTGACCTGCATAATTTACAAAAGACAGACATTTGAAGAAAGTAGAaacaaaaagaggaaaaagctttacatgaaaataaattgtgtagaaaaatcttataaaatgaAGAGGGATGTGATTTATGGTGCTATTATTAGCCATAAGTGGTATGATTTCATATAATGACATCATTGCATTAAATGCTATCTCTATTTGTAAAATTTTTccatatggtttttttgtttgcaaGATTTATTCAAAAGGAAAATTCCTGAAAGGGAAAGAACAGTGCAACAGATGCAATTGTCATTAGAAGTGTTACACGCATGCATAACATAGGATTTATCAACAATTGATTATTAAAGATATCCAGCAGTTTGTAGGAATTCTATTATTCAGTAGTCAGCAGCTTATTAGAAATCTTGTTCCATACTGCTATTTCCGATCATGGTTGGTTCACCCATTTAATGACTAGCCCTAGTTGTTCAAGGTCTTCAACTGTTAATTAGCACTTCGTGTTCCTGTTTTCTATTTGGTTTTGTGCCTTTTAGCACCATCATTAGCCATGCCAGACAggctattaatattataattaattaattaaaaaaaaattgtttcacaAAGATTCTACTTGTGTTCTTTTCTTCATAACTTGGGTTTTGTCAGGGGGGCATGATAGAAGTAACATCCATATTTCTTGATCATATTTCCATACCTCCCATAAATAAATATGTGTATTGCTGGAACCAGCCAAAAAGAAAGGCCTTGAGGGGTGACTGGAGAAAGCTCTTGTACTTGTATTTTCCACAGTAGCTAGTGGATCAACaaactcctcaaaatcctcTTGAACCTCCCAACCCAAGCCTGAGGCACCAATACCAGCATAACCTGGAACGCCAAATGCTCCATTGCCTGTCAAATTTCTCCTTTGTCTTGCTAAAGCACCCACACCAATAGTTGCCCCACCCAACCCAAGGTGTGCCCCTTTCTTGCTCCCAAGACCAACACCAGGAGAGATGCATGTAGGAATTGGGGTTGATTCAGCACCCGCCCAGCCATTTGGTGGCCAATCAGCATCTGACCATATGTACTCTGATTGATCTCCAAAAGGTATCCCatcttcccaagaaaaaaaaactatgcccTGAAATAGGTACAATTCAACATTAGATATTGACTGTATATTGGAGACAAAAATATGTAgaagaacaaaacaaacagaaaaggaaaaggagagaagCAACTTCCAACACACACTGTGACAGCGATCCCAATAAAATTTTCCTTTCCACTTTATTGCTGCTTATATCAAGCTCATGGAAAGAATCTACTTGGAAAGAATCTCATTAGATATTGACTGGAAGaattagtttttgtgttttttttttggaacaaaacaaaattagtcACTGTCATACATCTTTTTTAAAGTCCACCTCTGATTCTTCAATATTCCACATGAATCTTCAACACTGTCATGAGAATTTCAGCAATAGACACTCATATTCTGTATCAGATGATTATTTCAGTAAGTATTTACTAACTAAATAAAGACTAAAAATTGAGGAAGTCGGTTGGGTGAAAAAAGGAAGATAAAAAACCTAAAGAGAGGCATCTGTATAATGAAAGGTTAAGATAACACATATCATTTTCATACAATTTTGGTCTTACTTAGACATCACAGCGACATATAAACATACACATCCTTCAATAGTCAAACTAAATTATCACATCTTGTAATCACAATGTCATCCAATGCAAAATTAATGCAATCATATCCAAtgcaaatatatcatttgcataCTTGCAATGTCCTTGATGGCCAAAACTAGAGGATGTAAACTGATCTCGAAGTCCTAGTTGCTATTCTAAGAATCTTCAGGCACAGAAGATGACAGATGTTAGAGACCACCAATTGTGATTCCCCTTGACAATAGCTTGGCATGATGTGCATGGGATGGGACTAAACGTGACCATGCATCATTAGTGTGGTCAAACAACCTCAGATACTTCTTAGATATTAAAACTCTCTCTTCCAAGGGGTGGGGACACCCataaaatttaatccttcaGAACAAAAGAAGTAATATGTGTGCAAAAACTAACCTTACGGTTGCTGGCCAGAGCAGCTTGCCTTTCATCAACAGAGTTGATACACAGTGCCTGTGCAGAATTGAATAGATAACCATCAAACATAATGGAAACTCAAGAGATATTATTCACTTTTCAAACTAACTGACTAATGGCACCGAATTAATGCCAGAGCCTTGGATTATGGTTAGGATAAAAGATGTAATAAAAATTACCTCCAAAAGCTCTCCATCTCTCTTATGTACTACTTTAGCATTTTGAAAATGAGACACCTCCTTCGTCATAACTGCATCCTTCTGCCAGGAACTTAGAAAAGCACGGCCATTCCTGAAAAGACCAATAGAAGGCGATCCAATTTCATCGCCAGAAGGGTGATTGCCAAGATTTAATTCATGTTCATAAGTATCCTCAGTTTCAAGCTCTCCAGTGAGGCTCATGTATTCATCACTCCATCCTTCATATGATTTATGATTGAAAAACAGcgataaatttatttcttcttgcACAAAACCTTCAGATACCATGCGAGGGTCGGCACAGGCATCCCACAACACATCAAAAGATGATAATTCATCTTTGCTATTCATCATGTCTGCACTGACATCCTGATAGAGAGCTTTGGCTTGAGAAAGACTGGATTCTTTCATCCATGCTAGAGTTGGTATTTGTAATCTATTCTCTACTTCCTGCTGCAGGAATAACCCAAGTAGTTTTAAATGATAAGATGAAACATGTACAAGCGTGGTCCTTAGTAACTTAGCCAATATCAATGAGCAAAACCCaatttcttcctttctgctgATGCTATCAGATCCAAAAATTGTCAAACTAGATGCCAAGGAAGAAACATTGCCATGTGAAACCCCAGAAAAGCAACCATCTTCAAGCTTAATGGACAGCAAATGTAATTGATGTTTCATGAATCTAGACATGTGCATCCACAAACAAGCCCCTACGACGTGCCATTTTTCATCTTCTGAAAATGAGAGCATTGTTTGTCCATCTTGTTCATGTGATGAACATTTTACAACCTCATGTCCTGATCCTGCATCATCAATTGACAAACTGAATGGCAACTCTGCAATGTGGTGGAGTATGCTCTTGAGATTCCCAATATCAACTTCATAAGGAGTGTGCCCACTAGTCAAGGTTATCAAGAGGGGTTGTACCATCAACAATAGACCTTTTGATTTTCGCCGAAGCCATGCAgatgcaaaatatatataatactcaaataaatcaagaataacAAGGGATCTTGAGACATCTTCTGAGCTGGAAAAAATCCTCATAGCAGCTCTTAAACTCCACAATCTCTGCATGATACCCTGAAAATAAAACCCATGCACGTCTGACCACATGGATTTAACTTCGACAGACATAGTTCCTTCAATATAAAACGGTTTAGGTTGAAAGCATGTTATGCTGCACGAAGTAATAAATCTTGAAAGTAACAGGGAAGCATCTTCCATAAATTTCAAACAAGGCTTATGCAGAAGTGGATATAAGATGAAACTTTCAACACCATCGCTCTTATCTTGTGTACGGTTTCGAGAAGCGTAGTTAACTATGAGATCATGCCCAATAAATGGCAATCCATTACTGCATGACCAAACTAAAATCTGTAAAGCAgagttaaaacaaaattaatcacCATGGGACAGAAAAGGCAAGGGGAGAATAAGTCAAATGACTTGATGATAAGGTACGAGTATTAGAACTGCAAGCTACATACCATTTTGATCACGCAGGAAGGAACCACCAAAAACTTCTGCTCAAACATTAAAAGTCCTGTGTATAATTTTTCTCGAAATTCTTCTAATAATTTCTCATGTTGGTGAATTTCACAATCCTTGGAGGATGTACCAGGTTGAATGGATCCTACTATAGTGTTAAGCCAACTAGGATGCTCACTcatcaattttgaaaaatactgAAGAGCCAAATCTAATTTACCATGGGACTGCAGACATAAAGCCACATCACCTGACAGCCAGTTACAGGATTCACTAGCAAATGGATTCAAAATGCCATGTAAAATTTGAGACTGATCAACATCTGATACGCTTCCTGGATCAATACCCCCAAGAATGTTCAAAGAAGATTGAAGGCACTCCAAAGCTTCAAGCTGATATTAAATGATATTCGTCAAATTACAATTAGAagtacaagaaaataaattcacaaGTGCACacacacaaataataataatcatgacAAGCAAAAGAATACTCAAGTACATGCAAAAACATCATGGAGCAGGCAAAAGGCTCTCCAAAGCTTCAATCTTACAATCAGgaataaaaattgtaaaatcaaTCAAACACATCACTACACGGATGCATGCAACAAGCTACAACAAAGTACTGAATTGTTCAGACAGTAGGTTGATGTTGTTAAACTTGTACCAACTTCAAATAATGTAGAGTAGCTTAGGACAGTCTAAATGGACTTCCTAGTTCTAAATTCCCTTGCAAAAAGCTAAGGATTGTTTGGTGCATCTACTACACTATGTTTTGAAGGAATGAAAAGGTGGGGTTAAAACTCCCAACCCTTGTTTGGCTCTCACTTCTAATAGAGGGAAGGGTAGAGTTTTGGAGGGTTTCACACCCTTTAGATAAAAACTCTTAACCTTCAATGTCTAAGGTTTAGAGGggttaaaattattgaatgacaAAAGCAtccttaatttaaaattaaaacattgctTCTACCATCAAGCTTTTATTGTGACTTCACCTTTAAcaaccttttgttttcctttagaTGGGATTTGCAAAGTTGATGACTTAAAGGTTTAGAGTTTAAGAAGAAAGGCTCTAGCATTTGTATATTCAATGGACACTTGAATAAGTGAGGTTAAAGGGTAAAAACATATTATAGCTGGAAATATGAGAATACAGCAGGGTTGCTAAAATTTCCTGGCAGCAACAAATTATCAATGGTTGGATTTGATTGGAATAATCAACAGGTAGGACTGAGAAAATAATTTGGTGGGTTTTGCAGCAGTTAGGTAATGGGGTAAGAATTCAAGTTGAATAACAAGAAAAGAATGGAACTAGCATGCTTGCATGGGCTCTATGAACAGAAACAGCAGTTCTTGCAAAacaggagagagaaaaaaaaagtagaaagaaaAATACGTGAGCAAGAATCTGTGGAGAgatgaaaagataaatagaAGAGAATGACACCTGCCTTCAGATACAGAGCCAAGATCAAATAGGCATTAGTAGCGACTATAGACTTTTTGTCCTACTAGAATTTTATATCCTAATACAACGAACCAAAAGAGAACATTCTTAAGACTATGAAATTCACATAGGACCTcagacataattaaattattatcaaccataaaaaatagGAAGTCATTGCAAAAAATATGATTCTAAGCCCCAGCATCCCAAAGACTCGCACAACTGGTAAAATAGAAACCATGAATTCATCAAGTAAAATACTTTTTCATGCCTGCATGGGAAGTGATAGGAGGGGCCCTACATTGAAAGTAAAATGGCAAAACACACTAGCAGttatagaaaaatcaaatatttatacattAAAGACTCGGCAGTCTATCAAATATGGCATAAAAGTGAACTTACAGGAAGTCCACATCTGTTGAAGGCAGTAGCTGCCATAATCGTGGCCCACCTGCGAAGAATTGCAGCATTTTGCTCCCCGACAGCATTCCTCATGCTATTTTTGGATGCTAGTGAAAGACAATGTAGACCAATATGGGGATCCATGAAAGCAGCATTATTTGACGAAAGAGCAGACTTGTCAGTCATGGAACTTGCTTCGAGACCAAGCATGCTCAGAAAAGACTGAGAATAATTGCCCAATTCCCACTgcaaacaaattacaaaatcaaaaaaCTGGGCACATGCCATGCTTGCACCTGTATAGAAGTCTCTAAAGTCTAAAgaggccaaaaaaaaataatgaaaagacaAGGATGATATTCACAATCCAGAGACCTCTAGCAGGCTTGTAAGCCAGTAGTCGCCTCTCTCACTTGCAGATGGAAGTATAAACTTTGTAATTAAATGATGTTCCAATGGTCCACCACGACCCTCAATAAGCCGACATATTACCAAGGCAAGCTGTTCATCTCCAAAATTCTTTGCGCATATGGTGATAGCGGAATAAGTGTCACCTCCTAGCAGAAAGAAAGCAATGGCCAACTCCAGCTTATGTCTTCCCATTAAGACATACGCATTTTTCAAAGCAgctgctttatttttttcctcctgTAACAATGATAAAAGGGCATAAAAAGACAGCTGATATTATTTCCCCTCTTTTCATGTAGGCATGTTGCATTCCAATAATACAAGTTTatgacaactaaaaaaaaagagagtaaaaacaTGAAACTtcctaaacaaaagaaaaaaactttagctGACAGAATATATCTGAGCATTTATGTGGAGTAATTATGCATCTATACAACATGTTTATTTGGGAAATGTAACTGAATGTCCATCTAAATGGTCGAGCAATGGCAAGAAAGAAGATGTTGCATGCTAGAGGCATAAATGAGAGCCTCTTTGAGATATTTTCTCTGGCTTttcacaatcttttttttttctttttgttgaactGGAGAGAACCTCTGGCCTCACAATCTCTTCTGAACTATCTCAGCAACTAAGTCACAAATTGAGGAATCCATGACTTGGCACATACCTGAAAATTGCGAGAGAGAAATGCAACCAAGGGTTTATCCTTTTCATctttgctgattttaaaaagacCAGACAATACTGGAAGTCTATTCAACACAATGTACAAAAGGGCAGAATCTTTGGGATCTTTCTTTCTCAGATATTGTGATCTTGCTAATTTCTCCATCTGCAGTAAAATAACCAGACTCGGTAACAAGAAACGTATACAAAAAGAGGTGTGCAGACATAGACACGAGCACATAGCCAGAGATGAGGTtggaaaaactaatttaataatgTAATTATTAGAAAACCACATAACAGAGCTGGAAAAAATTCAGTTTGAATACAATGATCAAAATGTTTAGGAGTTGTTGATTATTCGCTATCAATACAATCATCAATTGCAACAATATCTGTTCATCAGCATAGTCCTCAAATGTACTTTTGAAGAATATGTGGCTCATCAACACATGAAATCCCTGACACAACATCAGTTGCTACACAGATTGACAAATtgcatgaaagaaaaaacatcaacCACAGTGAATTAATCATCAACAGCGCAAATAGATCTACTGCAAATGCTTTCTGAATTAGAAATCCTATTGCAAGCAGACTGATTTCAAATTTGCATCAAAGTCAATCGTACACCTTGCAAATCTTGGCCTGGACAGCCTTCATAGGAACTACCATTCCTCATGTCAGGAAGCTGGTCCATCCGTTGGTAAAAAGTCAGCATTTCTGGTGTTTCAGCTACTTGTTACTCAACTGCTAACAGTTTCGCTAATTGACATGAAATTTCAATGGCACACATGCTCAAGTACAACTAATGCCAATTGGTATAACCAATACTATGACCCAAATTATGTTGCATAAAAATATGGGGCAGAACTTTCTCTTACAGAGTTACAGTTGAAAGGCAAGAGAAGCTTCTTTCATAATATAGAGAATAAAGAAACAATATCCAAAAGCATTACCCTTGCACGCAGTTGTGCAACATTGGTGAACCAGAATCCAACCCCAAGAGTTTGCATTTCTTTCCATGAAGGTTCATTAGGAAGAAAAGAACTCAATAAATTTTCTTGACAGTCAGAATGGAAGGCCCAGCTCATCAGCCTAGAGTCACCAACCAACTCTTCCATGGAAGGAGATCTACCAAAGCTTCGAAAAAAATGTAACTGCTGAAACTTTAACGAGACCCAGAACCTAGAAAGCAACAAGCAAATAAAATCAGTACTTACAGGCACTCAGGAGAGAATCGGATGATTCAGTATTGcactaataaaaacaaacatggaaCAGGCACCATAAGTGAAAGATCAATCTCAGAAATTTAATTCTGTCATAAACATACCATCTTCTATTTTTTGGCTGATCAGGTTCCATATGTTATTTCAAGTAATTTCAATTGTATAGTAAACAGTACACTATCAGTAGTATTTCACACCAACCATGTATCTTGATCTGGCCAGATATATAAAATTTCTGACCAAAATTTTTATTCTCTTACATTCCAAGCATTGCTATCTTACTGTTCATACAAAAGTTCAAATGCATTATTCCAAAGCATTTCCTTCCCTAATGGATCAACCACCATTATGCTATATCCCTTCATGATATTCAAACATTAATACAAATCTTGCTAGACAAGATTCAAACCCAGATGTGGAGCAACCATACCTTTACTAAAATGGGCATGATAAACAATCATTAGATACATATATCTCAGAGGAAATATTGTATAAACTAGGCAATCAACAAAACTTAGAAATACCTTCGCCCAGGTTCATCGAGATTTGCATAGGCACAAGCAGAGTGCTGAACATCACTGAGAAGATCTATAATTGCAAGCATTTCTGACTTCTCTAAATTGGTTAGAGACTCAAAATCATACTTCTCTAGAGTTTCAGCAAAAGCACTAAGTTCAGATTTCGTTGAAGATGCAGCAAACATATTATTAGAAGCATCAGAGGTGAAATTATAGGCAAAAAACTGTGAGGATGAAGTTGGCAATCTTGCATCAGCACTCCACTGAAATCCCTTATTAGTTGAACCAGAATCTTTCAGGAGAAATCCCTCAAAATAATTTGACAAAAGGATCTGTGGAACAATTTTGCTATGATCTGCAGAGTTGTATATCTTCTCAGCAGCACAACCAGAAGAAAGATATTCAACAAGATGCCTCACAGATACATATGCACGTTTCCAGTTTCCTAAACACATCAGAGATTACTTGTATTAAGTGGCAGGTCATCAGCCTAAATGAAGTAAAAGAAGCCAGCTTAGAGTCTCGCACAGCTTTCCAAaaacaagttaattaaaaagGTGATCATCACTGCAATTTGAATAATTCATGCAAAACCTCAGTGGCTCATTCAAATTTCTGAATTATAAGAATTCAAAATGGATTGTGATGATTTAAATCACTATCCTTAAGTACCTGAATATATGTTCATAATAAGTGCCTCAGGGTGATAAACAGCTAAAGTTCCCGTTAACTTCTCTGCTACTTCTACCAGACTCCAAAACCCTCGCACAGCATTTGAATGATGTTTGAGTTGAGCCATGGCTACAAACAAACTGCTTGTAGAGCAATCATTTTTTGCATCAAGTTTGTCATGAATTGGGGATTTGTATCCTCTACTAATACCTTCAATTAATGTTTCTTTGAGATCAATTTCACCATCTGTGAATATGCAAGAGAGGATTTCCTTGTCTTTTCCACCTTTATAACCTTCCCTTATAACATTTGGAGGATATTTGCCCCATTGCTTATCACCTTCAAGAAATAACCACTGACTTAGTAGACTAATGTAGCTATCATGGACAATAATAGCTGTCGCATTGGGCCCCCAAAGGAAGTCACGGATAGCAGGGAAAGTATGAGAAACTGCAATGCAAGACCAGCTGTTGACATTCAAAGATTGAGGGCTCAACAAAGTCTGTCCACCATGATGCTTTTGTGCATATACC
It encodes the following:
- the LOC118063490 gene encoding uncharacterized protein isoform X1, with the protein product MPETSTASPTRASINPTDHLPLSLLRSDIIPPAPTRSASTIDWLPDFSGYSWVAYGASSLLVISHLPSPLSPEEAAIGPILQQVFELSGDDSSPVKSVSWSPVTPSIGELAAASDNCISVFSHDSASSKGSFCWSQNVMLVQSTKVGAITWTGSGDGIVSGGIDVVLWRRRNMSWEIAWKFKRDQPQNLVSATWSIEGPSATAAYPSKVDVKGSDQTSNCVLVCYGNGTSEYVKTELHHPQPVSKIQWRPSTGRQAQQDKKDLRRHFLLTCCLDGTLRLWTEVDSGKVRKSGKDNHDHKTVRKSFCIAAVIEINQVLKGTLGMDVFFSWATEIGGIYRIGEGISQTFSVEGNGHDRVGRCEWLIGFGPGRGITFWAIHCLDDISPIRFPRVTLWKTQELEDLEAGHLHGAGFANFNAWLLLDKVVILRNCLSGPPNICSLMHFSPCNFLVRSLFYCQTPSDIEDESFNKSKINKYSSCSSGGVLNGGHTGKILQVAMHPHIYEVELAVSLDSDGLLLFWIVSTISNCSLGPAKLIPGWKLSGKLATYDSCSKYTSLRWAPSTLGEDHVLLVGHAGGIDCFIVKISQICKEDIICHYIGTIPLTGHGPFEDGPTNIFAVPLPSSCNKTFRYNRFLLLAIWLKGFQPISWEVTLHSFDLSGRCCDCKFDDKNTPVLNFENTFADRRYCVGVDPCSSHLPEPYCHDQITSFSVVCPGDFISMPESLGSNKDLSSGVPAYVMATGCSDGSLKLWRSNSSKQSTPQIPWELVGKFVAHQGPVSAICLTACGRKIATISAGSHLDDTSILHVWEAVHVIGAGSFILEDRLAVGRDVISLNWLTLGNGQFFLGICMHNELQVYAQKHHGGQTLLSPQSLNVNSWSCIAVSHTFPAIRDFLWGPNATAIIVHDSYISLLSQWLFLEGDKQWGKYPPNVIREGYKGGKDKEILSCIFTDGEIDLKETLIEGISRGYKSPIHDKLDAKNDCSTSSLFVAMAQLKHHSNAVRGFWSLVEVAEKLTGTLAVYHPEALIMNIYSGNWKRAYVSVRHLVEYLSSGCAAEKIYNSADHSKIVPQILLSNYFEGFLLKDSGSTNKGFQWSADARLPTSSSQFFAYNFTSDASNNMFAASSTKSELSAFAETLEKYDFESLTNLEKSEMLAIIDLLSDVQHSACAYANLDEPGRRFWVSLKFQQLHFFRSFGRSPSMEELVGDSRLMSWAFHSDCQENLLSSFLPNEPSWKEMQTLGVGFWFTNVAQLRARMEKLARSQYLRKKDPKDSALLYIVLNRLPVLSGLFKISKDEKDKPLVAFLSRNFQEEKNKAAALKNAYVLMGRHKLELAIAFFLLGGDTYSAITICAKNFGDEQLALVICRLIEGRGGPLEHHLITKFILPSASERGDYWLTSLLEWELGNYSQSFLSMLGLEASSMTDKSALSSNNAAFMDPHIGLHCLSLASKNSMRNAVGEQNAAILRRWATIMAATAFNRCGLPLEALECLQSSLNILGGIDPGSVSDVDQSQILHGILNPFASESCNWLSGDVALCLQSHGKLDLALQYFSKLMSEHPSWLNTIVGSIQPGTSSKDCEIHQHEKLLEEFREKLYTGLLMFEQKFLVVPSCVIKMILVWSCSNGLPFIGHDLIVNYASRNRTQDKSDGVESFILYPLLHKPCLKFMEDASLLLSRFITSCSITCFQPKPFYIEGTMSVEVKSMWSDVHGFYFQGIMQRLWSLRAAMRIFSSSEDVSRSLVILDLFEYYIYFASAWLRRKSKGLLLMVQPLLITLTSGHTPYEVDIGNLKSILHHIAELPFSLSIDDAGSGHEVVKCSSHEQDGQTMLSFSEDEKWHVVGACLWMHMSRFMKHQLHLLSIKLEDGCFSGVSHGNVSSLASSLTIFGSDSISRKEEIGFCSLILAKLLRTTLVHVSSYHLKLLGLFLQQEVENRLQIPTLAWMKESSLSQAKALYQDVSADMMNSKDELSSFDVLWDACADPRMVSEGFVQEEINLSLFFNHKSYEGWSDEYMSLTGELETEDTYEHELNLGNHPSGDEIGSPSIGLFRNGRAFLSSWQKDAVMTKEVSHFQNAKVVHKRDGELLEALCINSVDERQAALASNRKGIVFFSWEDGIPFGDQSEYIWSDADWPPNGWAGAESTPIPTCISPGVGLGSKKGAHLGLGGATIGVGALARQRRNLTGNGAFGVPGYAGIGASGLGWEVQEDFEEFVDPLATVENTSTRAFSSHPSRPFFLAGSSNTHIYLWEFGKEKATATYGVLPAANVPPPYALASISAVQFDHYGHRFATAASDGTVCTWQLEVGGRSNIHPTESCLCLNGHASDVTYITSSGSVIAATGYSSNGANVVIWDTLAPPTTSRASIVCHEGGARSISVFDNDIGSGSISPLIVTGGKSGDVGLHDFRYIATGRTKRHNMNSNLPSNIDMQTGVGRQLGGQNPNGMLWYMPKAHLGSVTKISTIPHTSLFLTGSKDGDIKLWDAKAAKLVCHWPKLHERRTFLQPSSRGFGGVVRAAVTDIQVVSHGFLSCGGDGIVKFVQLKDTQCRTG
- the LOC118063490 gene encoding uncharacterized protein isoform X2, whose amino-acid sequence is MIQRAPKNVMLVQSTKVGAITWTGSGDGIVSGGIDVVLWRRRNMSWEIAWKFKRDQPQNLVSATWSIEGPSATAAYPSKVDVKGSDQTSNCVLVCYGNGTSEYVKTELHHPQPVSKIQWRPSTGRQAQQDKKDLRRHFLLTCCLDGTLRLWTEVDSGKVRKSGKDNHDHKTVRKSFCIAAVIEINQVLKGTLGMDVFFSWATEIGGIYRIGEGISQTFSVEGNGHDRVGRCEWLIGFGPGRGITFWAIHCLDDISPIRFPRVTLWKTQELEDLEAGHLHGAGFANFNAWLLLDKVVILRNCLSGPPNICSLMHFSPCNFLVRSLFYCQTPSDIEDESFNKSKINKYSSCSSGGVLNGGHTGKILQVAMHPHIYEVELAVSLDSDGLLLFWIVSTISNCSLGPAKLIPGWKLSGKLATYDSCSKYTSLRWAPSTLGEDHVLLVGHAGGIDCFIVKISQICKEDIICHYIGTIPLTGHGPFEDGPTNIFAVPLPSSCNKTFRYNRFLLLAIWLKGFQPISWEVTLHSFDLSGRCCDCKFDDKNTPVLNFENTFADRRYCVGVDPCSSHLPEPYCHDQITSFSVVCPGDFISMPESLGSNKDLSSGVPAYVMATGCSDGSLKLWRSNSSKQSTPQIPWELVGKFVAHQGPVSAICLTACGRKIATISAGSHLDDTSILHVWEAVHVIGAGSFILEDRLAVGRDVISLNWLTLGNGQFFLGICMHNELQVYAQKHHGGQTLLSPQSLNVNSWSCIAVSHTFPAIRDFLWGPNATAIIVHDSYISLLSQWLFLEGDKQWGKYPPNVIREGYKGGKDKEILSCIFTDGEIDLKETLIEGISRGYKSPIHDKLDAKNDCSTSSLFVAMAQLKHHSNAVRGFWSLVEVAEKLTGTLAVYHPEALIMNIYSGNWKRAYVSVRHLVEYLSSGCAAEKIYNSADHSKIVPQILLSNYFEGFLLKDSGSTNKGFQWSADARLPTSSSQFFAYNFTSDASNNMFAASSTKSELSAFAETLEKYDFESLTNLEKSEMLAIIDLLSDVQHSACAYANLDEPGRRFWVSLKFQQLHFFRSFGRSPSMEELVGDSRLMSWAFHSDCQENLLSSFLPNEPSWKEMQTLGVGFWFTNVAQLRARMEKLARSQYLRKKDPKDSALLYIVLNRLPVLSGLFKISKDEKDKPLVAFLSRNFQEEKNKAAALKNAYVLMGRHKLELAIAFFLLGGDTYSAITICAKNFGDEQLALVICRLIEGRGGPLEHHLITKFILPSASERGDYWLTSLLEWELGNYSQSFLSMLGLEASSMTDKSALSSNNAAFMDPHIGLHCLSLASKNSMRNAVGEQNAAILRRWATIMAATAFNRCGLPLEALECLQSSLNILGGIDPGSVSDVDQSQILHGILNPFASESCNWLSGDVALCLQSHGKLDLALQYFSKLMSEHPSWLNTIVGSIQPGTSSKDCEIHQHEKLLEEFREKLYTGLLMFEQKFLVVPSCVIKMILVWSCSNGLPFIGHDLIVNYASRNRTQDKSDGVESFILYPLLHKPCLKFMEDASLLLSRFITSCSITCFQPKPFYIEGTMSVEVKSMWSDVHGFYFQGIMQRLWSLRAAMRIFSSSEDVSRSLVILDLFEYYIYFASAWLRRKSKGLLLMVQPLLITLTSGHTPYEVDIGNLKSILHHIAELPFSLSIDDAGSGHEVVKCSSHEQDGQTMLSFSEDEKWHVVGACLWMHMSRFMKHQLHLLSIKLEDGCFSGVSHGNVSSLASSLTIFGSDSISRKEEIGFCSLILAKLLRTTLVHVSSYHLKLLGLFLQQEVENRLQIPTLAWMKESSLSQAKALYQDVSADMMNSKDELSSFDVLWDACADPRMVSEGFVQEEINLSLFFNHKSYEGWSDEYMSLTGELETEDTYEHELNLGNHPSGDEIGSPSIGLFRNGRAFLSSWQKDAVMTKEVSHFQNAKVVHKRDGELLEALCINSVDERQAALASNRKGIVFFSWEDGIPFGDQSEYIWSDADWPPNGWAGAESTPIPTCISPGVGLGSKKGAHLGLGGATIGVGALARQRRNLTGNGAFGVPGYAGIGASGLGWEVQEDFEEFVDPLATVENTSTRAFSSHPSRPFFLAGSSNTHIYLWEFGKEKATATYGVLPAANVPPPYALASISAVQFDHYGHRFATAASDGTVCTWQLEVGGRSNIHPTESCLCLNGHASDVTYITSSGSVIAATGYSSNGANVVIWDTLAPPTTSRASIVCHEGGARSISVFDNDIGSGSISPLIVTGGKSGDVGLHDFRYIATGRTKRHNMNSNLPSNIDMQTGVGRQLGGQNPNGMLWYMPKAHLGSVTKISTIPHTSLFLTGSKDGDIKLWDAKAAKLVCHWPKLHERRTFLQPSSRGFGGVVRAAVTDIQVVSHGFLSCGGDGIVKFVQLKDTQCRTG